The window TGCCGTCGACGAAGTGGAAGGTGGTGCCGCCGTCCATGGTGAATGACGGGCGCGGGTGGTGGGTCAGCACGAAGACGGGGGTATGGTACGGCGGGTTGTCGCCCCACCAGCCCTTCCAAGAGTCGTCGGGCCACGGGCCGCGCACCGGCCCGAACATGTTGCGGCCGAGTATCCACGCGCCGACGTTCTCGATCCCGCGCTCCATGAAGCCGTTGTCGGTGCCCGTCGTGCCGCCTTCATTGCCGAGCATCTTCTGGAAGAAGCGCGTCGCGTACGCCCATGTGTGCAGCGTCGTACCGCCGACACCCAGCGGATCGGCCAGGCTTTGAGTGGGGCCAGCACCATAGCCGTCAAGCGAGACGGCAAAATTATGAACGCGAAGTTTAGCCATGCGCGCGCGTGCCTCTGCTTAACCGGTCGTAAGCGCCGACCATCGTCCGTTTGCACATCCTCGCGCAAGTGTCGGATATGCGCGGGTCGACGCGCCTGTCG of the Hyphomicrobium album genome contains:
- a CDS encoding dihydrofolate reductase family protein — encoded protein: MAKLRVHNFAVSLDGYGAGPTQSLADPLGVGGTTLHTWAYATRFFQKMLGNEGGTTGTDNGFMERGIENVGAWILGRNMFGPVRGPWPDDSWKGWWGDNPPYHTPVFVLTHHPRPSFTMDGGTTFHFVDGIHAALGQAFAAADGKDVRVGGGASTIRQYLTAGLIDQLHFAVAPVMLGSGEPLFAGLDLPKVGYQVVHHVPTDNVTHVVLEKAV